A single genomic interval of Corylus avellana chromosome ca10, CavTom2PMs-1.0 harbors:
- the LOC132163304 gene encoding scarecrow-like protein 30 isoform X2 gives MDTLLERFPRSMNKFTFDHGSVPLFSNDHNLVNRFDQVSDEFVNLPNVRPTNSRDSSDSSDPSDSGDFSNVFLKYINEMLMEEDLETKPCMLQDCLALQAAEKSFYEALVQESPPSSSSNQLHPGHFHQNTESPDCTSPAGSSSECTNRDVVAEAEKNRRDSSRGKKNHQRQDGDDQGRSNKQSVVYAGDPVPIDLFDKVLLLCPSEEDSSASCVSHESSGNGGGSSRKFQPNAKTTRSKKQGNKGEIVDLWTLLTQCAQAVASGDQRTANEQIKQIRRHSSSSGDGNQRLAHYVANALEARLAGTRVPVYTAHVSNGRSAADILKAYQVYVKACPFKRMSNFFANRTIRKLTLSQKASRIHIIDFGILYGYQWPCLIQRLSERPGGAPKLRLTGIELPQPGFRPAERVEETGRRLENYCKRFNVPFEFSVIAKKWETIQLEDLKIDGDELTVVNCLYRLKNLPDETMVANSPRDTVLKLIKRINPDLFVHGVVNGTYNAPFFATRFREALFHFSALFDMFDANVARDDRNRLNFEKEIYGRDVMNVVACEGLERVERPETYKQWQVRNLRAGFRQLPLDQDILHQVQKTVKSEYHKDFVVDVDGQWMLQGWKGRIVFGLSFWKPASKF, from the exons ATGGATACCCTTCTCGAAAGATTTCCAAGATCCATGAATAAATTCACATTCGACCATGGCTCAGTTCCACTGTTTTCAAATGATCATAATCTTGTAAATCGGTTTGATCAAGTCAGTGATGAATTTGTCAATCTGCCTAATGTCCGTCCAACCAATTCACGAGATTCTAGTGATTCGAGTGATCCATCTGACAGTGGTGACTTCTCCAATGTTTTCCTCAAGTACATAAACGAGATGCTTATGGAAGAAGACCTGGAGACTAAGCCCTGCATGTTACAGGACTGTCTGGCTCTCCAGGCTGCTGAAAAATCATTCTATGAAGCCCTTGTTCAGGAATCtcctccatcatcatcatccaatCAACTTCATCCTGGTCATTTCCACCAAAACACCGAAAGCCCAGATTGTACTTCTCCTGCTGGCAGCAGTAGTGAGTGCACTAACAG GGATGTGGTGGCAGAGGCAGAGAAGAATCGGAGGGACTCCTCAAGGGGAAAGAAAAATCATCAGCGCCAAGATGGAGACGATCAAGGAAGGAGCAACAAGCAATCGGTGGTTTATGCAGGAGACCCCGTGCCAATAGATCTGTTTGATAAAGTATTGTTGCTTTGTCCTAGTGAAGAAGACAGCTCTGCTTCGTGTGTATCTCATGAATCTTCAGGAAATGGAGGAGGAAGCAGCAGAAAGTTCCAGCCTAATGCCAAAACAACGCGTTCGAAGAAACAGGGCAACAAGGGGGAAATAGTAGATTTATGGACTCTGCTTACTCAATGTGCACAAGCTGTGGCAAGCGGCGATCAAAGAACTGCAAATGAACAAATCAAGCAGATCAGGCGACACTCATCTTCCTCCGGAGATGGAAACCAGAGATTAGCTCATTACGTCGCAAACGCCCTCGAGGCGCGCTTAGCGGGCACAAGGGTGCCTGTTTATACAGCCCATGTGAGTAATGGAAGATCAGCTGCCGACATCTTGAAAGCCTACCAGGTATACGTTAAAGCATGCCCTTTCAAGAGAATGTCAAATTTCTTCGCTAATCGAACAATCAGGAAACTTACGCTATCCCAGAAAGCATCAAGAATTCATATAATTGATTTTGGGATTCTGTATGGATACCAATGGCCCTGCCTCATCCAACGGCTCTCTGAAAGGCCTGGCGGAGCTCCCAAGCTTCGCTTGACGGGGATTGAGCTTCCCCAGCCGGGTTTTCGGCCCGCAGAAAGAGTTGAAGAGACAGGGCGTCGGTTAGAGAACTATTGCAAGAGATTCAACGTCCCTTTTGAATTCAGCGTCATAGCAAAAAAATGGGAAACAATTCAGCTCGAGGATCTCAAGATTGACGGAGATGAACTCACCGTTGTCAACTGTCTGTACCGTTTGAAGAACCTCCCTGACGAAACAATGGTGGCCAACAGCCCGAGAGACACGGTGCTGAAGCTGATCAAGAGAATAAACCCGGATTTATTCGTGCACGGCGTTGTCAACGGAACATACAATGCGCCCTTCTTTGCCACGCGGTTCCGGGAGGCGCTCTTCCACTTCTCCGCGTTGTTTGATATGTTTGACGCCAACGTGGCTCGCGACGATCGGAACAGGTTGAATTTTGAGAAGGAGATATATGGAAGGGATGTTATGAACGTCGTGGCCTGCGAAGGTCTGGAAAGGGTGGAAAGACCAGAGACTTACAAGCAGTGGCAGGTCCGTAATTTGAGGGCGGGGTTCCGGCAGCTCCCATTGGACCAGGATATCTTGCACCAAGTGCAGAAAACAGTGAAGTCAGAGTATCATAAGGATTTTGTGGTCGATGTGGATGGCCAGTGGATGCTGCAGGGATGGAAGGGGCGTATTGTCTTTGGTCTTTCTTTTTGGAAACCTGCTTCCAAGTTCTGA
- the LOC132163304 gene encoding scarecrow-like protein 11 isoform X1, producing the protein MDTLLERFPRSMNKFTFDHGSVPLFSNDHNLVNRFDQVSDEFVNLPNVRPTNSRDSSDSSDPSDSGDFSNVFLKYINEMLMEEDLETKPCMLQDCLALQAAEKSFYEALVQESPPSSSSNQLHPGHFHQNTESPDCTSPAGSSSECTNRYAAPFKSLPNGNFEIIDLESIPSVPDPEKTRDVVAEAEKNRRDSSRGKKNHQRQDGDDQGRSNKQSVVYAGDPVPIDLFDKVLLLCPSEEDSSASCVSHESSGNGGGSSRKFQPNAKTTRSKKQGNKGEIVDLWTLLTQCAQAVASGDQRTANEQIKQIRRHSSSSGDGNQRLAHYVANALEARLAGTRVPVYTAHVSNGRSAADILKAYQVYVKACPFKRMSNFFANRTIRKLTLSQKASRIHIIDFGILYGYQWPCLIQRLSERPGGAPKLRLTGIELPQPGFRPAERVEETGRRLENYCKRFNVPFEFSVIAKKWETIQLEDLKIDGDELTVVNCLYRLKNLPDETMVANSPRDTVLKLIKRINPDLFVHGVVNGTYNAPFFATRFREALFHFSALFDMFDANVARDDRNRLNFEKEIYGRDVMNVVACEGLERVERPETYKQWQVRNLRAGFRQLPLDQDILHQVQKTVKSEYHKDFVVDVDGQWMLQGWKGRIVFGLSFWKPASKF; encoded by the coding sequence ATGGATACCCTTCTCGAAAGATTTCCAAGATCCATGAATAAATTCACATTCGACCATGGCTCAGTTCCACTGTTTTCAAATGATCATAATCTTGTAAATCGGTTTGATCAAGTCAGTGATGAATTTGTCAATCTGCCTAATGTCCGTCCAACCAATTCACGAGATTCTAGTGATTCGAGTGATCCATCTGACAGTGGTGACTTCTCCAATGTTTTCCTCAAGTACATAAACGAGATGCTTATGGAAGAAGACCTGGAGACTAAGCCCTGCATGTTACAGGACTGTCTGGCTCTCCAGGCTGCTGAAAAATCATTCTATGAAGCCCTTGTTCAGGAATCtcctccatcatcatcatccaatCAACTTCATCCTGGTCATTTCCACCAAAACACCGAAAGCCCAGATTGTACTTCTCCTGCTGGCAGCAGTAGTGAGTGCACTAACAGGTATGCTGCTCCCTTCAAGTCCCTTCCAAATGGAAATTTTGAAATCATTGATTTAGAGAGCATCCCATCAGTGCCTGATCCAGAGAAAACCAGGGATGTGGTGGCAGAGGCAGAGAAGAATCGGAGGGACTCCTCAAGGGGAAAGAAAAATCATCAGCGCCAAGATGGAGACGATCAAGGAAGGAGCAACAAGCAATCGGTGGTTTATGCAGGAGACCCCGTGCCAATAGATCTGTTTGATAAAGTATTGTTGCTTTGTCCTAGTGAAGAAGACAGCTCTGCTTCGTGTGTATCTCATGAATCTTCAGGAAATGGAGGAGGAAGCAGCAGAAAGTTCCAGCCTAATGCCAAAACAACGCGTTCGAAGAAACAGGGCAACAAGGGGGAAATAGTAGATTTATGGACTCTGCTTACTCAATGTGCACAAGCTGTGGCAAGCGGCGATCAAAGAACTGCAAATGAACAAATCAAGCAGATCAGGCGACACTCATCTTCCTCCGGAGATGGAAACCAGAGATTAGCTCATTACGTCGCAAACGCCCTCGAGGCGCGCTTAGCGGGCACAAGGGTGCCTGTTTATACAGCCCATGTGAGTAATGGAAGATCAGCTGCCGACATCTTGAAAGCCTACCAGGTATACGTTAAAGCATGCCCTTTCAAGAGAATGTCAAATTTCTTCGCTAATCGAACAATCAGGAAACTTACGCTATCCCAGAAAGCATCAAGAATTCATATAATTGATTTTGGGATTCTGTATGGATACCAATGGCCCTGCCTCATCCAACGGCTCTCTGAAAGGCCTGGCGGAGCTCCCAAGCTTCGCTTGACGGGGATTGAGCTTCCCCAGCCGGGTTTTCGGCCCGCAGAAAGAGTTGAAGAGACAGGGCGTCGGTTAGAGAACTATTGCAAGAGATTCAACGTCCCTTTTGAATTCAGCGTCATAGCAAAAAAATGGGAAACAATTCAGCTCGAGGATCTCAAGATTGACGGAGATGAACTCACCGTTGTCAACTGTCTGTACCGTTTGAAGAACCTCCCTGACGAAACAATGGTGGCCAACAGCCCGAGAGACACGGTGCTGAAGCTGATCAAGAGAATAAACCCGGATTTATTCGTGCACGGCGTTGTCAACGGAACATACAATGCGCCCTTCTTTGCCACGCGGTTCCGGGAGGCGCTCTTCCACTTCTCCGCGTTGTTTGATATGTTTGACGCCAACGTGGCTCGCGACGATCGGAACAGGTTGAATTTTGAGAAGGAGATATATGGAAGGGATGTTATGAACGTCGTGGCCTGCGAAGGTCTGGAAAGGGTGGAAAGACCAGAGACTTACAAGCAGTGGCAGGTCCGTAATTTGAGGGCGGGGTTCCGGCAGCTCCCATTGGACCAGGATATCTTGCACCAAGTGCAGAAAACAGTGAAGTCAGAGTATCATAAGGATTTTGTGGTCGATGTGGATGGCCAGTGGATGCTGCAGGGATGGAAGGGGCGTATTGTCTTTGGTCTTTCTTTTTGGAAACCTGCTTCCAAGTTCTGA
- the LOC132164247 gene encoding uncharacterized protein LOC132164247 isoform X5: MAYEDRNNSIFERIYRCYPVSFIEKMMENMLLQEGDVVQVKNASLAKGTYMKLQPHTKDFLDISNPKAMLERSLRGYSCLTTGDTIVVAYNNKKYYIDIIETKPSSAVSIIETDCKVDFAAPLDYKEPEKPAPSALLNKREPEVEDEPAKKMAKTSPFTGSARRLDGKPLTQSAAPASSPMLKQHQPEGQTGTKYSKSSSPASHQPSGRLVFGSNANKPEKEAPKVAPKNSNQEPPQKKMEEPKFQAFTGKKYSLKG; this comes from the exons ATG GCTTATGAAGACCGCAATAATTCAATATTTGAACGGATTTATCGATGTTACCCTGTCTCTTTCATTGAGAAG ATGATGGAAAACATGCTCCTACAAGAGGGAGACGTAGTGCAAGTGAAGAATGCCAGCCTAGCAAAGGGAACATACATGAAGCTGCAGCCCCACACCAAGGACTTCTTAGATATCTCCAACCCCAAAGCCAT GTTGGAAAGATCATTAAGGGGCTACTCTTGTTTAACCACCGGTGATACCATCGTGGTTGCTTATAACAATAAAAAGTATTACATTGATATAATTGAAACAAAACCCTCGTCTGCAGTCAGTATCATTGAAACGGACTGCAAGGTTGACTTTGCCGCTCCTCTTGATTATAAAGAACCTGAAAAGCCAGCACCATCAGCTCTGTTGAACAAGAGAGAACCAGAAG TTGAAGACGAGCCAGCCAAAAAGATGGCCAAGACCAGCCCATTCACTGGTTCTGCGAGACGTTTGGATGGAAAACCCTTGACACAATCAGCTGCACCAGCTTCTTCTCCCATGCTTAAGCAGCACCAACCAGAGGGTCAAACTGGAACCAAGTATTCTAAGTCATCAAGTCCTGCCTCACATCAACCCTCTGGAAGGCTTGTGTTTGGTTCAAATGCAAACAAACCTGAAAAGGAAGCACCAAAA GTTGCCCCAAAGAACAGCAATCAAGAGCCGCCACAGAAGAAGATGGAAGAGCCAAAGTTTCAAGCATTCACGGGGAAAAAGTATTCACTGAAAGGCTAA
- the LOC132164247 gene encoding uncharacterized protein LOC132164247 isoform X1, translated as MAYEDRNNSIFERIYRCYPVSFIEKEHLEKGDKIIMPPSALDRLASLDIEYPMLFELRNTSTGRVSHCGVLEFVADEGLIYLPCWMMENMLLQEGDVVQVKNASLAKGTYMKLQPHTKDFLDISNPKAMLERSLRGYSCLTTGDTIVVAYNNKKYYIDIIETKPSSAVSIIETDCKVDFAAPLDYKEPEKPAPSALLNKREPEVEDEPAKKMAKTSPFTGSARRLDGKPLTQSAAPASSPMLKQHQPEGQTGTKYSKSSSPASHQPSGRLVFGSNANKPEKEAPKVAPKNSNQEPPQKKMEEPKFQAFTGKKYSLKG; from the exons ATG GCTTATGAAGACCGCAATAATTCAATATTTGAACGGATTTATCGATGTTACCCTGTCTCTTTCATTGAGAAG GAACATTTGGAAAAGGGAGATAAAA TTATTATGCCTCCCTCAGCTCTTGATCGCCTTG CATCTTTAGACATAGAGTACCCTATGTTATTTGAACTTAGAAATACTTCTACTGGACGAGTTAGTCATTGTGGAGTCCTAGAATTTGTTGCTGATGAGGGACTGATATATTTACCATGCTGG ATGATGGAAAACATGCTCCTACAAGAGGGAGACGTAGTGCAAGTGAAGAATGCCAGCCTAGCAAAGGGAACATACATGAAGCTGCAGCCCCACACCAAGGACTTCTTAGATATCTCCAACCCCAAAGCCAT GTTGGAAAGATCATTAAGGGGCTACTCTTGTTTAACCACCGGTGATACCATCGTGGTTGCTTATAACAATAAAAAGTATTACATTGATATAATTGAAACAAAACCCTCGTCTGCAGTCAGTATCATTGAAACGGACTGCAAGGTTGACTTTGCCGCTCCTCTTGATTATAAAGAACCTGAAAAGCCAGCACCATCAGCTCTGTTGAACAAGAGAGAACCAGAAG TTGAAGACGAGCCAGCCAAAAAGATGGCCAAGACCAGCCCATTCACTGGTTCTGCGAGACGTTTGGATGGAAAACCCTTGACACAATCAGCTGCACCAGCTTCTTCTCCCATGCTTAAGCAGCACCAACCAGAGGGTCAAACTGGAACCAAGTATTCTAAGTCATCAAGTCCTGCCTCACATCAACCCTCTGGAAGGCTTGTGTTTGGTTCAAATGCAAACAAACCTGAAAAGGAAGCACCAAAA GTTGCCCCAAAGAACAGCAATCAAGAGCCGCCACAGAAGAAGATGGAAGAGCCAAAGTTTCAAGCATTCACGGGGAAAAAGTATTCACTGAAAGGCTAA
- the LOC132163304 gene encoding scarecrow-like protein 14 isoform X3, producing MKPLFRNLLHHHHPINFILVISTKTPKAQIVLLLLAAVVSALTVPDPEKTRDVVAEAEKNRRDSSRGKKNHQRQDGDDQGRSNKQSVVYAGDPVPIDLFDKVLLLCPSEEDSSASCVSHESSGNGGGSSRKFQPNAKTTRSKKQGNKGEIVDLWTLLTQCAQAVASGDQRTANEQIKQIRRHSSSSGDGNQRLAHYVANALEARLAGTRVPVYTAHVSNGRSAADILKAYQVYVKACPFKRMSNFFANRTIRKLTLSQKASRIHIIDFGILYGYQWPCLIQRLSERPGGAPKLRLTGIELPQPGFRPAERVEETGRRLENYCKRFNVPFEFSVIAKKWETIQLEDLKIDGDELTVVNCLYRLKNLPDETMVANSPRDTVLKLIKRINPDLFVHGVVNGTYNAPFFATRFREALFHFSALFDMFDANVARDDRNRLNFEKEIYGRDVMNVVACEGLERVERPETYKQWQVRNLRAGFRQLPLDQDILHQVQKTVKSEYHKDFVVDVDGQWMLQGWKGRIVFGLSFWKPASKF from the exons ATGAAGCCCTTGTTCAGGAATCtcctccatcatcatcatccaatCAACTTCATCCTGGTCATTTCCACCAAAACACCGAAAGCCCAGATTGTACTTCTCCTGCTGGCAGCAGTAGTGAGTGCACTAACAG TGCCTGATCCAGAGAAAACCAGGGATGTGGTGGCAGAGGCAGAGAAGAATCGGAGGGACTCCTCAAGGGGAAAGAAAAATCATCAGCGCCAAGATGGAGACGATCAAGGAAGGAGCAACAAGCAATCGGTGGTTTATGCAGGAGACCCCGTGCCAATAGATCTGTTTGATAAAGTATTGTTGCTTTGTCCTAGTGAAGAAGACAGCTCTGCTTCGTGTGTATCTCATGAATCTTCAGGAAATGGAGGAGGAAGCAGCAGAAAGTTCCAGCCTAATGCCAAAACAACGCGTTCGAAGAAACAGGGCAACAAGGGGGAAATAGTAGATTTATGGACTCTGCTTACTCAATGTGCACAAGCTGTGGCAAGCGGCGATCAAAGAACTGCAAATGAACAAATCAAGCAGATCAGGCGACACTCATCTTCCTCCGGAGATGGAAACCAGAGATTAGCTCATTACGTCGCAAACGCCCTCGAGGCGCGCTTAGCGGGCACAAGGGTGCCTGTTTATACAGCCCATGTGAGTAATGGAAGATCAGCTGCCGACATCTTGAAAGCCTACCAGGTATACGTTAAAGCATGCCCTTTCAAGAGAATGTCAAATTTCTTCGCTAATCGAACAATCAGGAAACTTACGCTATCCCAGAAAGCATCAAGAATTCATATAATTGATTTTGGGATTCTGTATGGATACCAATGGCCCTGCCTCATCCAACGGCTCTCTGAAAGGCCTGGCGGAGCTCCCAAGCTTCGCTTGACGGGGATTGAGCTTCCCCAGCCGGGTTTTCGGCCCGCAGAAAGAGTTGAAGAGACAGGGCGTCGGTTAGAGAACTATTGCAAGAGATTCAACGTCCCTTTTGAATTCAGCGTCATAGCAAAAAAATGGGAAACAATTCAGCTCGAGGATCTCAAGATTGACGGAGATGAACTCACCGTTGTCAACTGTCTGTACCGTTTGAAGAACCTCCCTGACGAAACAATGGTGGCCAACAGCCCGAGAGACACGGTGCTGAAGCTGATCAAGAGAATAAACCCGGATTTATTCGTGCACGGCGTTGTCAACGGAACATACAATGCGCCCTTCTTTGCCACGCGGTTCCGGGAGGCGCTCTTCCACTTCTCCGCGTTGTTTGATATGTTTGACGCCAACGTGGCTCGCGACGATCGGAACAGGTTGAATTTTGAGAAGGAGATATATGGAAGGGATGTTATGAACGTCGTGGCCTGCGAAGGTCTGGAAAGGGTGGAAAGACCAGAGACTTACAAGCAGTGGCAGGTCCGTAATTTGAGGGCGGGGTTCCGGCAGCTCCCATTGGACCAGGATATCTTGCACCAAGTGCAGAAAACAGTGAAGTCAGAGTATCATAAGGATTTTGTGGTCGATGTGGATGGCCAGTGGATGCTGCAGGGATGGAAGGGGCGTATTGTCTTTGGTCTTTCTTTTTGGAAACCTGCTTCCAAGTTCTGA
- the LOC132164247 gene encoding uncharacterized protein LOC132164247 isoform X2: MPPSALDRLASLDIEYPMLFELRNTSTGRVSHCGVLEFVADEGLIYLPCWMMENMLLQEGDVVQVKNASLAKGTYMKLQPHTKDFLDISNPKAMLERSLRGYSCLTTGDTIVVAYNNKKYYIDIIETKPSSAVSIIETDCKVDFAAPLDYKEPEKPAPSALLNKREPEVEDEPAKKMAKTSPFTGSARRLDGKPLTQSAAPASSPMLKQHQPEGQTGTKYSKSSSPASHQPSGRLVFGSNANKPEKEAPKVAPKNSNQEPPQKKMEEPKFQAFTGKKYSLKG, encoded by the exons ATGCCTCCCTCAGCTCTTGATCGCCTTG CATCTTTAGACATAGAGTACCCTATGTTATTTGAACTTAGAAATACTTCTACTGGACGAGTTAGTCATTGTGGAGTCCTAGAATTTGTTGCTGATGAGGGACTGATATATTTACCATGCTGG ATGATGGAAAACATGCTCCTACAAGAGGGAGACGTAGTGCAAGTGAAGAATGCCAGCCTAGCAAAGGGAACATACATGAAGCTGCAGCCCCACACCAAGGACTTCTTAGATATCTCCAACCCCAAAGCCAT GTTGGAAAGATCATTAAGGGGCTACTCTTGTTTAACCACCGGTGATACCATCGTGGTTGCTTATAACAATAAAAAGTATTACATTGATATAATTGAAACAAAACCCTCGTCTGCAGTCAGTATCATTGAAACGGACTGCAAGGTTGACTTTGCCGCTCCTCTTGATTATAAAGAACCTGAAAAGCCAGCACCATCAGCTCTGTTGAACAAGAGAGAACCAGAAG TTGAAGACGAGCCAGCCAAAAAGATGGCCAAGACCAGCCCATTCACTGGTTCTGCGAGACGTTTGGATGGAAAACCCTTGACACAATCAGCTGCACCAGCTTCTTCTCCCATGCTTAAGCAGCACCAACCAGAGGGTCAAACTGGAACCAAGTATTCTAAGTCATCAAGTCCTGCCTCACATCAACCCTCTGGAAGGCTTGTGTTTGGTTCAAATGCAAACAAACCTGAAAAGGAAGCACCAAAA GTTGCCCCAAAGAACAGCAATCAAGAGCCGCCACAGAAGAAGATGGAAGAGCCAAAGTTTCAAGCATTCACGGGGAAAAAGTATTCACTGAAAGGCTAA
- the LOC132164247 gene encoding uncharacterized protein LOC132164247 isoform X4: MKTAIIQYLNGFIDVTLSLSLRRNIWKREIKLLCLPQLLIALMMENMLLQEGDVVQVKNASLAKGTYMKLQPHTKDFLDISNPKAMLERSLRGYSCLTTGDTIVVAYNNKKYYIDIIETKPSSAVSIIETDCKVDFAAPLDYKEPEKPAPSALLNKREPEVEDEPAKKMAKTSPFTGSARRLDGKPLTQSAAPASSPMLKQHQPEGQTGTKYSKSSSPASHQPSGRLVFGSNANKPEKEAPKVAPKNSNQEPPQKKMEEPKFQAFTGKKYSLKG; encoded by the exons ATGAAGACCGCAATAATTCAATATTTGAACGGATTTATCGATGTTACCCTGTCTCTTTCATTGAGAAG GAACATTTGGAAAAGGGAGATAAAA TTATTATGCCTCCCTCAGCTCTTGATCGCCTTG ATGATGGAAAACATGCTCCTACAAGAGGGAGACGTAGTGCAAGTGAAGAATGCCAGCCTAGCAAAGGGAACATACATGAAGCTGCAGCCCCACACCAAGGACTTCTTAGATATCTCCAACCCCAAAGCCAT GTTGGAAAGATCATTAAGGGGCTACTCTTGTTTAACCACCGGTGATACCATCGTGGTTGCTTATAACAATAAAAAGTATTACATTGATATAATTGAAACAAAACCCTCGTCTGCAGTCAGTATCATTGAAACGGACTGCAAGGTTGACTTTGCCGCTCCTCTTGATTATAAAGAACCTGAAAAGCCAGCACCATCAGCTCTGTTGAACAAGAGAGAACCAGAAG TTGAAGACGAGCCAGCCAAAAAGATGGCCAAGACCAGCCCATTCACTGGTTCTGCGAGACGTTTGGATGGAAAACCCTTGACACAATCAGCTGCACCAGCTTCTTCTCCCATGCTTAAGCAGCACCAACCAGAGGGTCAAACTGGAACCAAGTATTCTAAGTCATCAAGTCCTGCCTCACATCAACCCTCTGGAAGGCTTGTGTTTGGTTCAAATGCAAACAAACCTGAAAAGGAAGCACCAAAA GTTGCCCCAAAGAACAGCAATCAAGAGCCGCCACAGAAGAAGATGGAAGAGCCAAAGTTTCAAGCATTCACGGGGAAAAAGTATTCACTGAAAGGCTAA
- the LOC132164247 gene encoding uncharacterized protein LOC132164247 isoform X3 — protein MKTAIIQYLNGFIDVTLSLSLRRFESYHWNIWKREIKLLCLPQLLIALMMENMLLQEGDVVQVKNASLAKGTYMKLQPHTKDFLDISNPKAMLERSLRGYSCLTTGDTIVVAYNNKKYYIDIIETKPSSAVSIIETDCKVDFAAPLDYKEPEKPAPSALLNKREPEVEDEPAKKMAKTSPFTGSARRLDGKPLTQSAAPASSPMLKQHQPEGQTGTKYSKSSSPASHQPSGRLVFGSNANKPEKEAPKVAPKNSNQEPPQKKMEEPKFQAFTGKKYSLKG, from the exons ATGAAGACCGCAATAATTCAATATTTGAACGGATTTATCGATGTTACCCTGTCTCTTTCATTGAGAAGGTTTGAGAGTTACCATTG GAACATTTGGAAAAGGGAGATAAAA TTATTATGCCTCCCTCAGCTCTTGATCGCCTTG ATGATGGAAAACATGCTCCTACAAGAGGGAGACGTAGTGCAAGTGAAGAATGCCAGCCTAGCAAAGGGAACATACATGAAGCTGCAGCCCCACACCAAGGACTTCTTAGATATCTCCAACCCCAAAGCCAT GTTGGAAAGATCATTAAGGGGCTACTCTTGTTTAACCACCGGTGATACCATCGTGGTTGCTTATAACAATAAAAAGTATTACATTGATATAATTGAAACAAAACCCTCGTCTGCAGTCAGTATCATTGAAACGGACTGCAAGGTTGACTTTGCCGCTCCTCTTGATTATAAAGAACCTGAAAAGCCAGCACCATCAGCTCTGTTGAACAAGAGAGAACCAGAAG TTGAAGACGAGCCAGCCAAAAAGATGGCCAAGACCAGCCCATTCACTGGTTCTGCGAGACGTTTGGATGGAAAACCCTTGACACAATCAGCTGCACCAGCTTCTTCTCCCATGCTTAAGCAGCACCAACCAGAGGGTCAAACTGGAACCAAGTATTCTAAGTCATCAAGTCCTGCCTCACATCAACCCTCTGGAAGGCTTGTGTTTGGTTCAAATGCAAACAAACCTGAAAAGGAAGCACCAAAA GTTGCCCCAAAGAACAGCAATCAAGAGCCGCCACAGAAGAAGATGGAAGAGCCAAAGTTTCAAGCATTCACGGGGAAAAAGTATTCACTGAAAGGCTAA
- the LOC132163305 gene encoding uncharacterized protein LOC132163305: MAKRELSSTLKNLKFMQRAAAREENTKKEEEVKPDGNLTSPITVNRKCVVIVEGDPHPGAIKGRMSFQSFNPSIDKLSEATANPESATSSSSQGGGISFREGGSPMDEAGCSNVDKSNREANGDLKRKQSEVVSETQYPNKSPKDVQSNEQSAPNNSKGSFRKPKGQKLDWSVLRPSKSQHKRA; encoded by the exons ATGGCCAAGCGCGAGCTTTCTAGCACTCTGAAGAACTTGAAG ttcATGCAAAGGGCAGCTGCGAGAGAGGAAAATACCAAGAAAGAGGAAGAGGTCAAGCCTGATGGGAATTTGACTTCCCCTATTACAGTTAATAGAAAGtg TGTGGTCATAGTGGAAGGTGATCCCCATCCTGGAGCAATTAAAGGTCGCATGTCGTTTCAGAGTTTTAATCCTTCTATTGAT AAACTGAGTGAAGCAACAGCAAACCCAGAGTCTGCCACTTCTTCTAGCAGTCAAGGTGGAGGAATATCTTTTAG AGAAGGTGGATCCCCAATGGATGAAGCAGGGTGTTCAAACGTGGATAAATCGAATCGTGAGGCTAATGGAGATCTTAAAAGAAAACAGTCTGAAGTAGTGTCTGAAACACAATATCCCAATAAATCACCAAAAGATGTTCAAAGTAATGAACAATCAGCACCAAATAATAGTAAAGGCTCCTTCAGGAAACCCAAGGGTCAAAAGCTGGACTGGAGTGTTCTTAGACCGTCAAAGAGTCAACACAAAAGGGCGTGA